Part of the Zea mays cultivar B73 chromosome 4, Zm-B73-REFERENCE-NAM-5.0, whole genome shotgun sequence genome is shown below.
tggactagttgaagtctcatgtgacgttgtgtttgatgaatctaacggctctcaagtagagcaagttgatcttgatgagataggtaatgaagaggctccatgcatcacgctaaggaacatgtccattggggatgtgtgtcctaaggaatccgaagagcctccaaatgcacaagatcaaccatcctcctccatgcaagcatctccaccaactcaaaataaggatgaggctcaaaatgatgaagaagacgagccacctcaagatgatagcaataatcaagggggagatgcaaatgatcaagaaaaggaggataaggaagaaccaagaccgccacacccaagagttcaccaagcaatccaacgagatcaccccgtcgacaccatcctcggcgacattcataagggggtaaccactcgatctcgggttgctcatttttgtgaacattactcttttgtttcctctattgagccacacagggtagaggaagctctccaagattcggattgggtggtggcaatgcaagaggagctcaacaacttcactagaaatgaggtatggcatttagttccacgtcctaaccaaaatgttgtaggaaccaaatgggtcttccgcaacaagcaagatgagcatggtgtggtgacaaggaacaaagctcgactcgtggccaaaggatattcacaagtcgaaggtttggatttcggtgaaacctatgcacccgtagctaggcttgagtcaattcgcatattattggcctatgctacttaccatggctttaagctctatcaaatggatgtgaaaagtgccttcctcaacggaccgatcaaggaagaggtctatgttgagcaacctcccggctttgaagacagtgagtaccctaaccatgtctataggctctctaaggcgctttatgggctcaagcaagccccaagagcatggtatgaatgcctaagagatttccttatttctaatggcttcaaagttggcaaagccgatcctacactctttactaaaactcttgaaaatgacttgtttgtatgccaaatttatgttgatgatattatatttgggtctactaacgagtctacttgtgaagagtttagtaggatcatgacacagaaattcgagatgtcgatgatgggggagttgaagtattttctaggattccaagtcaagcaactccaagagggcaccttcattagccaaacgaagtacactcaagacattcttgctaagtttaggatgaaggatgccaaacccatcaagacacccatgggaactaatgggcatctcgacctcgacacgggaggtaagtccgtggatcaaaaggtataccggtcgatgattggttcattgctttatttatgtgcatctcgaccggacattatgctttccgtttgcatgtgtgcaagatttcaatccgaccctaaggaatcacaccttacggccgtaaaacgaatcttgagatatttggcttacacacctaagtttgggctttggtaccctcggggatccacatttgatttgattggttattcggatgccgattgggcggggtgcaaaattaataggaagagcacatcggggacttgccagttcttgggaagatccttggtgtcttgggcttcaaagaagcaaaattcggtcgctctttccaccgccgaagccgagtacattgccgcaggacattgttgcgcgcaattgctttggatgaggcaaaccctgcgggactacggttacaaattaaccaaagttcctttgctatgtgataatgagagtgcaatcaaaatggccgacaatcccgtcgagcacagccgcactaaacacatagccattcggtatcattttcttagggatcaccaacaaaagggagatatcgagatttcttacattaacactaaagatcaattagccgatatctttaccaagcctcttgatgaacaatcttttaccagacttaggcatgagctcaatattcttgattctagaaatttcttttgctagcttgcacacatagctcattagaatacctttgatcatatctcttttatatgctatgactaatgtgttttcaagtctattttcaaaccaagtcataggtatattgaaagggaatcggagtcttcggcgaagacaaaggcttccactccgtaactcatgcctcgccatcactccgagcaactctctattccttggggagaaatgagcatcaaagaaaaggacttcatccttgggggagagagtaaaagctcaaaagcaaaaggaccgaacttcgtttttggtataatcttaactcattcatttatgaccaaagaggaagaacttacttcgagggctctaatgattccgtttttggcgattcatgccaaaaagggggagaaatgagcccaaagcaaaaggaccgcaccaccaccaatttcaaaaacttagtgttttcaaagaagtatttatcaattggtatcctattgtgttcaaagggggagcaagtagtatttcaaaatgatatatcaaaaccctcttgaacactaagaggtggatctcttttagggggagttttgtttagtcaaaggaaaagcatttgattcagggggagaaaatttcaaatcttgaaaatgctttgcaaactcttattcatttacctttgactatttgcaaaagatctttgaaatggatttacaaaaagaatttgcaaaaacaaaactcgtggtgcaaacgtggtccaaaatgttatataagaaagaaacattccatggatatcttgtaagtagttatattggcattaattccaagcaacctttacacttacattatgcaaactagttcaattatgcacttctctatttgctttggtttgtgttggcatcaatcaccaaaaagggggagattgaaagggaattaggcttacacctagttcctaaataattttggtggttgaattgcccaacacaaatctttggactaactagtttgcccaagtgtatagattatacaggtgtaaaaggttcacactcagccaataaaaagaccaagttttggattcaacaaaggagcaaaggggcaaccgaaggcacccctggtctggcgcaccggactgtccggtgtgccaccggacagtgcacagtacctgtccggtgcaccaggggactcagactcaaactcttcaccttcgggaattccagaggcgactcggctaaaattcaccggactgtccggtgtacaccggacagtgtccggtgcgccaaaggaggtcggcctcaggaactcgccagcttcgggaaaagccaacggctcgtccgctataaatcaccggactgtccggtgtgcaccggactgtccggtgcaactccgggacaacggtcgtctccgcgccaacggctctctgccgcgcattcaatgcgccgtctgcgcgcgcagaagtcagaatcgcccatgctggcacaccggacatcaaacagtacctgtccggtgtgcaccggacacccaggcgggcccacatgtcaggagctccaacggctagaatccaacggcagtgatgacgtggcagggggcaccggactgtccggtgtgcaccggactgtccggtgcgccatcgcgcagaagcctccagccaacggtcaagtttggtggttggggctataaataccccaaccacccctccattccttgcatccaagttttccacttctcaaccacttacaagagctaggcattcaattctagacacattcaaagagatcaaatcctctccaattccacacaaaaccctagtgactggagagagtgatttgccgtgttcatttgagctcttgcgcttggattgcttcttttctgtctcatttgttcttgtgatcaaaactccattgtaatcaaggcaagaggcaccaattgtgtggtggcccttgcggggaagttttgttcccggctttgattagagaagagaagctcactcggtccgagggaccgtttgagagagggaagggttgaaagagacccggcctttgtggcctcctcaacggggagtaggtttgcaagaaccgaacctcggtaaaacaaatctccgtgtctcacttgcttattcgcttgggatttgttttgcgccctctcttgcggactcgtttattattactaacgctaaccccggcttgtagttgtgtttatatttgtaaatttcagtttcgccctattcaccccccctctaggcgactatcagagacGCAGTCATGACTCCCTCGAGGCCAACCCTaggcgggagacgcagtcacgacttgcccgaggccaaccccaggcgggagacacagtcacgactcgcccgaggctaaTCTCGGGCGGCAGTCGGTCACGACTCCCctgaggccaacctcgggcgggagacgagcacaactcgcccgaggccaaccccgggcgggagacgcaatcacgactcacccgaggccaacctcaGGCGAGAGACGCAGTCACAACTCGCCCAAGGCCAACCCCAGGAGGGAGACGGTCACGACACGCCCAAGGCCAACATCgggcgggagacacagtcacggctcgcccgaggccaaccccagGCGGGAGACGAtttcacggctcgcccgaggccaacctcgggcgggagacggtcacaactcgcccgaggccaaccccgagCGGGAGACGTAGTCACAActcacccgaggccaacctcaggcgggagacgcagtcacgactcgcctaaGGCCAACCCTAGGCGGGAGACGGTCACGACACGCCCGAGGCGAACCTCGGGCGGGCGACACAGTCACAGcttgcccgaggccaacctcgggcgggCGACGCAGTCACGGCTCGTCCGAGACCAACCTCGGGCGGGCGACGCAGTCACGGCTCGTctgaggccaacctcgggcgggagacgcagtcacggctCGCCCGTGGCCAATCCCGgacgggagacgcagtcacggctcgcccgaggccaaccccgggcgggagacggtttcacggctcgcccgaggccaacctcggttgGGAGACGCAGTCACCGCTCACACGAGGCCAACTCCGGGCGCGAGACGTAGtcatggctcgcccgaggccaaccccgagCAGGAGACGGTTtcacggctcgctcgaggccaaccTTGGGCGGGCGACGCAGCCACGGCTTGTTCGAGGCCAACCTCGTGTGGGAGACGGTTTCACAGCTCGCCTGAGGCCAACCTCGAGCGGTAGACGCAGTCACGGCTTGCCCGAGGCTAACTCCaggcgggagacgcagtcacggcttgcccgaggccaaccccgggCGGGAGACGGTTTCACGGCTCGCCCGGGGCCAACCTCGGTCGGGAGACGCAGTCATgggtcgcccgaggccaaccctgggcgggagacgcagtcacgctcgcccgaggccaacctcgggagGGAGGCGCAGTCATGGCTCGTCTGAGGCCAACCCCGGACAGGAGACGCAGCacgactcgtccgaggccaaCCTCGAGGCGGGAACGCAGTCATGACTCGCCCGGggccaacctcgggcgggagatccagttacgactcgcccgaggccaacccccgGGTGGGAGACACAGTCGTCTCCACGCTCCTCGTGCTCGTGCGGGTGCGGACTCTGCTCGCTGGCTCTGCCCCGACCCGTAGGTATATCGCCTTCGGCGCCGGCTACTCCTTTCGCCTTGTGTTGCATGACCCGGCCGCCGCCTCATGGGCGTCGTTGCTCGTGCTCGGTCCTCCCAGTGCGCGAGGGCGTGGCGGCGACCTTGCTTGAGCAGGCGCAGAGTCCGCTCGTCGGCTCTGCCCCGACCCGCAGGTACGCCGCCTCTGGCGCCGGATACTCCTTTCGCCTCGTGTTGCACGACCCAGACGCCAGCTCGTGGGCGTCGTTGCTCGTGTTCGGTCCTCCCAGTGCGCGAGGGCGTGGTGGTGACCTCGCTCGCGCAGGCGTGAACTCCGCTCGTCGGCTCTGCCTTGACCCGCAGGTACGCCGTCTCCGACGCCGGCTACTCCTTTCGCCTCGTGTTGCATGACCCGGCCGTTGGCTCGTAGGCGTCGTTGCCTGTGCTTGGTGTGCTTGGTCTTCCCAGTGCGCGAGGGCGCGGGGGTGACCGCCTCTCGCTCTTCTGCCATTTCGCTGTGTCCGGCGAGAGGCCCAGCGGTGAAGCTGCTGGGCAGGTGGGACCTTGAGACGTGGGCGCCGACGGTGTCGGTGCACATGTATGACTTCTTGTCCGGCATGGCGGGCGCCTTCGGGCGTCGTGAGCGAGGCAGGGGTGCTTGCGGTTGCCGTGGAGCGCAGTGGCCGGTGCGGAGCACGGTTTCGTGGTGGGCGTCGTGAGCGAGGCGGGCGGGGGTCAGGGGGTGAGGTCGCGGATGTCTTGCGGTGGGTGGGAGATGGACGACGAATGGATGGGGATCGGAGGATGCGGTCACGGTTGGTTCCGCAGATGAGAGCAGAGGATGCAACGAGCGATTGCTGTGAAAATTCGAGCAGGTGCACGTGGGGCGAGAGCGGGCGGGATTTTTTTTCCGGGTGATTGATGAGTAGCGTTAAGGATGATCCATTAAAGAATAACCGTCGAATGCGCTTTAGCAGAGAGAGTAGACAAACGAACTGATTTGGGACGTTGTTTTCTGACAGTAGGATTTTCTGAAGATAAAACGCTGGGTGCATTTAGCAGGGACATGAGTGCGTGGGATGAATCATGTTGTGTACTTAGCGTAGTTTAAACTGGTGGGTTTAAGGGGTAGAGATATGCGAAACAAACAATAAATTCCCATTTAGGTATGTATAAAGATTTGGCTGATAATGCATCTTCCATCCTTGTGCAAATACTTTTTTGGCAAGCACTTCACAATCAAATTATGATCCAGTACTAGATTTGCATTAGTAGACACTATATAATGGCATTTAGAGTTAGAAACTAGCAATAACCATAGATTTAAAACTACGTGTCTTAGTTGCACACATGTTTTCACATGCCATTTTTTGTGTTGGATTGATATTACACTAGTACCCTGGTTTCATAAATGGTTAACTTTTTTATTATTGTACAATGTCGTTTTAAATCTGTTGCAGAGACTAAACATTAGATGCAACCCCCAAGATGTTCTTGTTTGCATTCAGATAATGAATGAAAGGCAACGCCAAGCTGTAGTGAGGAAAGGGTTCTTCAACATACTTGACATGACCATCGATGCACTTGGAAGCCGAACACACCTTTGTTGGCTGATGGAGAAGCTAGACCCGAAAGACATGACTCTTCGCATTGGTCCAGGCAAAGAGctgaaaatcaccaaggagaccgTCCATCTCATCCTGGGTTTACCCAATACTGGTGGTGGGAAGCCTCTAAACATTGATGAAGTAAATGCAGCTGTTAACCTTAGGTCATCACTTGGCATCAGCAAAGATGAGTTTGGAGTTGCAAAGCTGCAAGAACGATTAAGATTAGGAGGCGATGATGACCTCTCAATTCGATGTTTTTTCTTGATCCTTTTCAACCGGCTGCTATTCCCAACTGCTAGCTGGTCTATATCCAACAATGAGGTGCTCTTGACAGAACAATTGGATCGTTTCCCTCATATTGATTGGTGTCATCTCATATTCAACGACTTATGTGAAGCTGCCCATAAATGGCATAACAGAAGCACTACAAATGTGTCGGCGACGATATATGGGTGTTCCATTGTCGTTCTTGTAAGTTTTCTCATGTCTGCCGGTTATTCATTTCATTCACTCCATTGCAAATTGCCAAAATTCGAAGTTTACACATATCTATTTTATGCTATTTTGTCGTTATGTACATATGATTCACCTAATATCAATATTTTTATAGGTGTACTACCTGGACCACCTCCACCACGCTGTAGCCCCCAACAACAAAAGCGACACACCGCGTATCAAATATTTTGACAAGAAAACCATAAAAGCATTGTCAATGGCTGATAAGAGGAAGCCACGTCAGGGCGGTGAACCATTTGGCCACTGTGATGTAAGAAATTACCCCAATACAGTCCTCTTTTAGTTCTTGTACAAACCATGTGTGTTCCATAGGACAGTTTAATTATGTACATGTTGTTTCTTTGCTTTACACATGTGTTGGTAGTGTTCCATTTCTATATAAAACCACATGTCATGGAATTTTTTTGAATCCGTTTACTGGAATATGTGCTGTTGTACAATAAATTCATTTACTAGTACTGTTAAATACATTGTTTTCTAGTAGCAATCTTGTGTATCTTTTTTCGATGTTCTAATTTATTGTCAACCCATTTACATCTTTATTAATTTACACACCGTTTTCACCAGTTTCGGAGCAGCTCAGAGACCTGTTACGCCCCTACACCTGAATTTCATGGTCAATTCGAGGTTAGTCTCTACCTCTCCAAGGTTATTCTTGCGACAACCACTTATCTGAGTTTACTCCATTAatatctatttgtttcttcagtttcaGTTCAGTTCAGATGCATTTGATGTAGCCCAAAATGCACCCTGTGGACATCACACCATCTCTATTCAAGTTCCACTTATCAAAGACATGATTTCAAGCAAGATTCAGCAACTCCCTGCATATCACCATCCCAAATTTGAAGCAAAGCTGCGTGCTTACGACTCAGAGGTTGGCAAGTCATTTGCCACTATCAACCAACGTCTTAGCAAGATTGTCAAAAAGCAGTACGACCTAGCAGACACATTTGGAGAGTTGATTGACGAGGTTCTTCGTGCTGAGATAAATAGTCCAGACAACAAAGATGACATGATAGAACCTTCCAATCCCTCAGCATCAGGTCAGTCATCCAGTTACTATATATGTATCCTGTATCCAAGCATAAATTACACCAATACATCTTCAGCTGGATTAACATGCTCCAGTTTGAAGATTGTTTCAATCCATACACTCGGTAACTTTTATACTTCAATGGTTACTAGTTTTTTACAGAGCATTGCACACAGTCTACTGACCAATTCATCTCAGATCCACTAATGACAGCCACGCAGCTGGAGTCGCAGATGATAGTCACTCAGGTGGAGGCCATATATAAAAGACAACAGGAAATGTGCCGAGCCTTCGAGAGTTCTCGTGATGAATCAGTCACACCTCAAAACATCGTTTGTTTCTACCTTTAACTTTATGATTTCTTATTCTTTAATTTCTGTACGACCGTTTTCATACTTAACCAACCGAAGCAACATTATGAGGGCCACAATGTTTGCAATTGGCTAGGTTTGTTACTTTGTTTATCAATTGTGCATTTTATTCTGTTTTTAAATTGTCATATTGTTTTGTGAAGCGGGGTGACACGACGGAAGATGATGCTCTTCAACTTGACTCTGGCCTAGTTTTGGACCAGATTCTAAGTGGCAATGTTAGTATAGTACATATATGAGTATGATTTTTTTTAGTTGTACTTATGGTTTATATTTTTTTTCTTGTTAATGCCAGTTTGTTCACTCACCACTTTTCTCTTTTCATGTTCATTTGGAACAGGAGACATATATGATGCACAAAACACGACACGACTCTGTGCCACTCACACAAATGGACTGTGTTCGCGCCCTTCGACAATTCCTGTGTGCTAAGGTCATGGATTTGAACAGGTACACATTCTTAAATTTCAAGCCATCAAACACAGCCTATTTTCATATACaactaacattttatgttgtcatGCGTACAATGTTTTTGTAGAAATGTCATTGATTTTGGTGAATATGTCGGTACTTGTCGTGATATACAACGATCGTTTGCCGATGGGGAGTGCCTTGACAATGTTTTCATGCAATGCTTCATTGATTGTGTTCGTGATGACGCCACAAATCATATCCCTCCACTAACTGCTCATCAACTTATCCTAGACGCCATTGTTGGGGTATTTACTACTTTCATGTCACTTTTGCTCACCTCGTATCATTTATTTAAAATACATAACACTGACAATTATTATGTAGGCTATATTGAACTTCGAGGAGCAGGAACAACACAGTAACACTCATCGGCCGTATGACCCAGCCATCCTAGAGAATTACTTGTCAAAGACACTGCCTTCGTTCAAGCAGTTGGACGAATACAAATCGGTAATAAGCATTTTCCTAGCCAATTACTTTTTATGCTCGTGTTTCCTAAATGCTGAATTCGTAACTCTTAATAATTTCAACTACTAGTATGGTAGTCCATTAGTGTCCATGCACACCAACCATAGTCTAATCCCCACTTTTACTTTCCTTATTACAAACAGATCATGGTCCCTATGCTCCGCGCGGGACATTGGACGTTGTATGTTATCAATTTTCAGAATCGATGCATACACATTCTAGACTCCAATCCATACGGACCAGAACTTGGTGAGACTACATGGGAAAGTTACCATTATGTTCAAATGGACATCGGGAAAAGGAAGTTACCATGGGCCAGACTAATAATGGTTAGACTAAACATGGCTCTCCAACATGTTCGACCAAGATCAAACCTACCTAGATTTGACAACTTTCCAATCGACATGGCTCCAAACTGTCCCACAATGAAAGCAGGGTCTAACGACTGTGGCTTCTTTGCTATGAGGTACATACAATATTATGACTATATGGATGGTGCTATCAATGTAGTTATAGACTCGGTACGTACGCTCAAGATTTTTCCTCTGTTCTATGGCACATTTTTTGCATAACAATCCCTTACTCATACATTCCTTTCATGTTTTACAGGATAATTCAGGTGACCTCCGCGCTCTTGCCTTGTATTACCTGATCTTCCATCGACTAAACAAGAATCGCTCATTGTCTCCAGAATTAGAAAGATTCAAGTTCCCCCATTATTAGATTAGTCTAGAGCAATATCATCAGATTGATCGTTGCACTCAAAGGTGTGCTAGCATGTATTTAGTGTATATGTTTGTCCATATGTATAGTGATCTAGTGCCTAAAACTGTTTTACAACCTTTACACGTTATAAACTTCTGTCACTTCTTATGGATCCATGCTGATCAAGTGCTTACCACCAGTTTTTACTACATTTTGTTATGTTGCTATGTTTCAATGATGTGGTGTGCAATTGTTATGTTGTTATGCTCAAATATTGTTCATTTTTTGTTATGGTTCTTATCTTGATATGCTATTCTATAGCCATATGTGTATGTCATTTGCTGTTAATATTGTCCTGTTATTTTTATACTATAATATGATATGATTTATGTCTTTTACACGGCTGTTTACGTTGTTTTTATTAGTGGTGGCATTTTGTTTTGCCCCCTGTCCCATTAATTTATCACCATCGTAAACATGTATATGCAAGTTGTCCATATTTGCTTTTTTATTGTCATGTCTCCAATTCAACATTGTACGTGAAAGTAGagggtgaatagacgaaacctaAAACTTATGAACTTTGAACACAAACTTCACCTGAGGTTAGCATTAGAACGAGTATAAATGAAATCAGAGTGCGAAGAGAAGTTCTTCtagcttagagttgctcaattaatTGCGGATtgctttgggagccaactcaaatcgaTCGCAAGTAAGAGAACTAGAGAGAAGAATCAAACCGTAAAGCAAGATTAACACTAAGGCATAGACAATTTGTTTCCTGAGGTTCGGTTTCAAAGAACCTACCCTCCATTGAGGAGACCACATAGGTCAGGTCTCTTTTAACCATTTctctcttaaacggtcacttagacagaTTGAGTGCTTTCTTCTTAATCTTGAGGGTCATTTAGATCCTGCaaagatcaccacacacttaggtgtctcttactagctttacaagtcaatgAGAATTTAGAAGAGGAAGAAAGCATGATcaagaaaaccaagcaacaagaaaatACAATGTCACACTCTTGAATATCTGTCATAAGgcgctaatcactaatgatcacaatCACGATTCTAGCACTTGGaggagctttgattgtgtctttgagggATTACCAGCAACCCTTTCTCCACTTTTACCCTCCATTGAATAGTTTAACCACTTGTTGCTCTTCCTCCTTATATTTCTTCAATAGAAAACCAAATTCATGTGTATCGACTACAAAACTTGTATGCCTCATTCACATTACCAAATGGCATACTGATCCTAGGTACCATTCTTGGATCAATAATTTCTAGCTGCACATAGACATAATCAGTTACTCACCACATATAGTCTATGTAACATTAGCGTTATTATATTTTCTATGACCAGGGGTTGTGCACAGTACTAATGTCATCATATAATGTGGTTAacttggtgcacatgcataaacCAATCGACACAACTTAAGCTTTTTTAATACTTACATGCTATGTAGGATATGAGGCGTGTCCTACTCATGATTATTGATAGTCCTCATAGGCATCTGTTGCCCTGCTCTCCTCATCGTTATAGCCTCCATTGCTTTGCCACCATCGACCCCTGGCGCCCGCAACTCTGCTGCTGGTGTTACGACCTCCCTCTTTGGTCCCACACTGTCGTCTAGTCCTTTGATTTGTTATGTCAACAAATATGACACTTTTACAATGCGTTTTACGTTCAAAATCTATTATGCAACATGCATAGAAAACTACCGCCAATCATGCGCCGTATGTTGGGTCTCATTTGCCATTACAAAACAGAACgaggatttacgctaaaattcatacGCTTTTATGCTGTTTTTGTTCCTATTTTACGCTTATATCTGTATGATCCAGACACCGCACACGATCCTGACATGCTCTAGTCCTGTCTGCATACGCTCGTGGGGGTCTAC
Proteins encoded:
- the LOC100303785 gene encoding uncharacterized protein isoform X8, which gives rise to MKQVDRPPRNPKRTIIESSQECFSVDTPRLTATGDPPNASRDGDRSRPRKRPAVLQQSTNQLPSGDDNDDFMPPKKKSNAKLSVTKKMKVEDTRRQRLNIRCNPQDVLVCIQIMNERQRQAVVRKGFFNILDMTIDALGSRTHLCWLMEKLDPKDMTLRIGPGKELKITKETVHLILGLPNTGGGKPLNIDEVNAAVNLRSSLGISKDEFGVAKLQERLRLGGDDDLSIRCFFLILFNRLLFPTASWSISNNEVLLTEQLDRFPHIDWCHLIFNDLCEAAHKWHNRSTTNVSATIYGCSIVVLVYYLDHLHHAVAPNNKSDTPRIKYFDKKTIKALSMADKRKPRQGGEPFGHCDFRSSSETCYAPTPEFHGQFEFQFSSDAFDVAQNAPCGHHTISIQVPLIKDMISSKIQQLPAYHHPKFEAKLRAYDSEVGKSFATINQRLSKIVKKQYDLADTFGELIDEVLRAEINSPDNKDDMIEPSNPSASDPLMTATQLESQMIVTQVEAIYKRQQEMCRAFESSRDESVTPQNIRGDTTEDDALQLDSGLVLDQILSGNETYMMHKTRHDSVPLTQMDCVRALRQFLCAKVMDLNRNVIDFGEYVGTCRDIQRSFADGECLDNVFMQCFIDCVRDDATNHIPPLTAHQLILDAIVGAILNFEEQEQHSNTHRPYDPAILENYLSKTLPSFKQLDEYKSIMVPMLRAGHWTLYVINFQNRCIHILDSNPYGPELGETTWESYHYVQMDIGKRKLPWARLIMVRLNMALQHVRPRSNLPRFDNFPIDMAPNCPTMKAGSNDCGFFAMRIIQVTSALLPCIT
- the LOC100303785 gene encoding uncharacterized protein isoform X3, producing the protein MKQVDRPPRNPKRTIIESSQECFSVDTPRLTATGDPPNASRDGDRSRPRKRPAVLQQSTNQLPSGDDNDDFMPPKKKSNAKLSVTKKMKVEDTRRQRLNIRCNPQDVLVCIQIMNERQRQAVVRKGFFNILDMTIDALGSRTHLCWLMEKLDPKDMTLRIGPGKELKITKETVHLILGLPNTGGGKPLNIDEVNAAVNLRSSLGISKDEFGVAKLQERLRLGGDDDLSIRCFFLILFNRLLFPTASWSISNNEVLLTEQLDRFPHIDWCHLIFNDLCEAAHKWHNRSTTNVSATIYGCSIVVLVYYLDHLHHAVAPNNKSDTPRIKYFDKKTIKALSMADKRKPRQGGEPFGHCDFRSSSETCYAPTPEFHGQFEFQFSSDAFDVAQNAPCGHHTISIQVPLIKDMISSKIQQLPAYHHPKFEAKLRAYDSEVGKSFATINQRLSKIVKKQYDLADTFGELIDEVLRAEINSPDNKDDMIEPSNPSASEHCTQSTDQFISDPLMTATQLESQMIVTQVEAIYKRQQEMCRAFESSRDESVTPQNIRGDTTEDDALQLDSGLVLDQILSGNETYMMHKTRHDSVPLTQMDCVRALRQFLCAKVMDLNRNVIDFGEYVGTCRDIQRSFADGECLDNVFMQCFIDCVRDDATNHIPPLTAHQLILDAIVGAILNFEEQEQHSNTHRPYDPAILENYLSKTLPSFKQLDEYKSIMVPMLRAGHWTLYVINFQNRCIHILDSNPYGPELGETTWESYHYVQMDIGKRKLPWARLIMVRLNMALQHVRPRSNLPRFDNFPIDMAPNCPTMKAGSNDCGFFAMRYIQYYDYMDGAINVVIDSDNSGDLRALALYYLIFHRLNKNRSLSPELERFKFPHY
- the LOC100303785 gene encoding uncharacterized protein isoform X6; amino-acid sequence: MKQVDRPPRNPKRTIIESSQECFSVDTPRLTATGDPPNASRDGDRSRPRKRPAVLQQSTNQLPSGDDNDDFMPPKKKSNAKLSVTKKMKVEDTRRQRLNIRCNPQDVLVCIQIMNERQRQAVVRKGFFNILDMTIDALGSRTHLCWLMEKLDPKDMTLRIGPGKELKITKETVHLILGLPNTGGGKPLNIDEVNAAVNLRSSLGISKDEFGVAKLQERLRLGGDDDLSIRCFFLILFNRLLFPTASWSISNNEVLLTEQLDRFPHIDWCHLIFNDLCEAAHKWHNRSTTNVSATIYGCSIVVLVYYLDHLHHAVAPNNKSDTPRIKYFDKKTIKALSMADKRKPRQGGEPFGHCDFRSSSETCYAPTPEFHGQFEFQFSSDAFDVAQNAPCGHHTISIQVPLIKDMISSKIQQLPAYHHPKFEAKLRAYDSEVGKSFATINQRLSKIVKKQYDLADTFGELIDEVLRAEINSPDNKDDMIEPSNPSASEHCTQSTDQFISDPLMTATQLESQMIVTQVEAIYKRQQEMCRAFESSRDESVTPQNIRGDTTEDDALQLDSGLVLDQILSGNETYMMHKTRHDSVPLTQMDCVRALRQFLCAKVMDLNRNVIDFGEYVGTCRDIQRSFADGECLDNVFMQCFIDCVRDDATNHIPPLTAHQLILDAIVGAILNFEEQEQHSNTHRPYDPAILENYLSKTLPSFKQLDEYKSIMVPMLRAGHWTLYVINFQNRCIHILDSNPYGPELGETTWESYHYVQMDIGKRKLPWARLIMVRLNMALQHVRPRSNLPRFDNFPIDMAPNCPTMKAGSNDCGFFAMRIIQVTSALLPCIT